The Osmerus eperlanus chromosome 7, fOsmEpe2.1, whole genome shotgun sequence genome includes a region encoding these proteins:
- the LOC134023003 gene encoding focal adhesion kinase 1-like isoform X12, with protein MPSRYYGLEEARDYEIQRDRIELGRCIGEGQFGDVHQGVYMSPENPALSVAVKTCKNSTSDSVREKFLQEALTMRQFDHPHIVKLIGVITENPVWIIMELCTVGELRSFLQVRKYNLDLASLILYANQLSTALAYLESKRFVHRDIAARNVLVSSVDCVKLGDFGLSRYMEDSSYYKASKGKLPIKWMAPESINFRRFTSASDVWMFGVCMWEILMYGIKPFQGVKNNDVIGRIENGERLAMPHQCPPTLYSLMTKCWSYDPSKRPRFTELKVQLSTILEEEKVQQKERARMEMRRQVTVSWDSGGSDEAPPKPSRPGYPSPRSSEGFYPSPQHMGQGQHNHYQMAGYPGPHGLPSMYPPQASHLDPHHPRHQDMTHWGPGMEDMQGLGQSLPPLLMEEQLMMQQQQMEEDQRWLEQEERFLKPESRNSRGSLEREDCALQGTTGNQHIYQPVGKPEHAAPPKKPPRPGAPSHLGSLACLNPVDSYNEGVKLQPQEISPPPTANLDRSNDKVYENVTGLVKAVIEMSSKIQPAPPEEYVPMVKDVGLALRTLLATVDETIPQLPASTHREIEMAQKLLNSDLAELISKMKLAQQYVMTSLQQDYKKQMLTAAHALAVDAKNLLDVIDQARLKMMGRGPAPSTH; from the exons ATGCCCTCCA GGTACTATGGACTAGAGGAAG CCCGGGACTATGAGATTCAGAGGGACCGTATCGAGCTGGGACGCTGCATCGGAGAGGGCCAGTTTGGAGATGTTCACCAGGGAGTTTACATGAGCCCG GAGAACCCGGCTCTGTCCGTGGCCGTCAAGACATGCAAGAACTCCACCTCCGACAGCGTCCGAGAGAAGTTCCTCCAGGAGGCCC tgacAATGCGTCAGTTTGACCATCCCCACATTGTGAAGCTCATTGGCGTGATAACAGAAAACCCTGTGTGGATCATCATGGAGCTGTGCACCGTGGGAGAG CTGAGGTCCTTCCTGCAGGTGAGGAAGTACAACCTGGACCTGGCCTCCCTCATCCTGTACGCCAACCAGCTGAGCACGGCCCTCGCATACCTGGAGAGCAAGCGCTTCGTACACAG AGACATAGCAGCCAGGAATGTGCTGGTGTCCTCTGTAGACTGTGTGAAGCTGGGAGACTTCGGCCTGTCCAGATACATGGAGGACAGCTCCTACTACAAAG CTTCCAAAGGGAAATTACCAATCAAGTGGATGGCTCCAGAGTCAATCAACTTCAGACGCTTCACCTCAGCCAGCGACGTCTGGATGTTCG GGGTGTGCATGTGGGAGATCCTCATGTACGGCATCAAGCCCTTCCAGGGCGTGAAGAACAACGACGTGATTGGTCGGATCGAGAACGGCGAGCGTCTGGCCATGCCCCACCAGTGCCCGCCCACCCTCTACAGCCTCATGACCAAGTGCTGGTCCTACGACCCCAGCAAGAGACCCCGCTTCACCGAGCTCAAGGTTCAGCTCAG tACAATccttgaggaggagaaggtccaGCAGAAGGAGAGGGCCAGGATGGAGATGAGGAGGCAGGTGACCGTGTCCTGGGACTCTGGGGGTTCCGACGAGGCTCCGCCCAAA CCAAGCAGACCGGGCTACCCCAGCCCCCGCTCCAGCGAGGGCTTCtaccccagcccccagcacaTGGGGCAGGGCCAACACAACCACTACCAG ATGGCGGGGTACCCGGGCCCCCACGGCCTGCCCTCCATGtaccccccccaggcctcccacctggacccccaccacccccgccACCAGGACATGACCCACTGGGGGCCCGGCATGGAG gacatGCAGGGCCTGGGCCAgagcctgcctcctctcctgatggaggagcagctgatgatgcagcagcagcagatggaggaggaccAGAGGTGGCTGGAACAGGAGGAACGCTTCctg aaGCCAGAGTCGAGGAACTCCCGAGGGAGTCTGGAGAGAGAAGACTGCGCCCTCCAGGGAACA aCAGGAAACCAACACATCTACCAGCCTGTTGGCAAACCAG AACATGCAGCCCCCCCTAAGAAGCCCCCCCGGCCAGGAGCCCCCAGCCACCTGGGCAGTCTGGCCTGCCTCAACCCTGTGGACAGCTACAACGAAGGGGTcaag CTCCAGCCTCAGGAGATCAGCCCGCCCCCTACAGCCAACCTGGATCGCTCCAATGACAAAGTCTACGAGAATGTGACGGGATTGGTCAAGGCGGTTATCGAGATGTCCAGTAAGATTCAGCCGGCCCCTCCAGAGGAGTATGTTCCCATGGTGAAG gatGTAGGTCTGGCTCTTAGGACGTTACTTGCTACCGTTGACGAGACAATCCCCCAGCTTCCCGCCAGCACTCAcagagag atcgAGATGGCCCAGAAGTTGTTGAACTCCGACCTGGCGGAGCTGATCAGCAAGATGAAGCTGGCCCAGCAGTACGTGATGACGTCGCTGCAGCAGGACTACAAGAAGCAGATGCTGACGGCCGCCCACGCGCTCGCCGTCGACGCCAAGAACCTGCTGGACGTCATTGACCAGGCGCGCCTCAAGATGATGGGCCGGGGGCCCGCCCCCTCCACGCACtag
- the LOC134023003 gene encoding focal adhesion kinase 1-like isoform X11, which produces MPSTRDYEIQRDRIELGRCIGEGQFGDVHQGVYMSPENPALSVAVKTCKNSTSDSVREKFLQEALTMRQFDHPHIVKLIGVITENPVWIIMELCTVGELRSFLQVRKYNLDLASLILYANQLSTALAYLESKRFVHRDIAARNVLVSSVDCVKLGDFGLSRYMEDSSYYKASKGKLPIKWMAPESINFRRFTSASDVWMFGVCMWEILMYGIKPFQGVKNNDVIGRIENGERLAMPHQCPPTLYSLMTKCWSYDPSKRPRFTELKVQLSTILEEEKVQQKERARMEMRRQVTVSWDSGGSDEAPPKPSRPGYPSPRSSEGFYPSPQHMGQGQHNHYQMAGYPGPHGLPSMYPPQASHLDPHHPRHQDMTHWGPGMEDMQGLGQSLPPLLMEEQLMMQQQQMEEDQRWLEQEERFLKPESRNSRGSLEREDCALQGTTGNQHIYQPVGKPEHAAPPKKPPRPGAPSHLGSLACLNPVDSYNEGVKLQPQEISPPPTANLDRSNDKVYENVTGLVKAVIEMSSKIQPAPPEEYVPMVKDVGLALRTLLATVDETIPQLPASTHREIEMAQKLLNSDLAELISKMKLAQQYVMTSLQQDYKKQMLTAAHALAVDAKNLLDVIDQARLKMMGRGPAPSTH; this is translated from the exons ATGCCCTCCA CCCGGGACTATGAGATTCAGAGGGACCGTATCGAGCTGGGACGCTGCATCGGAGAGGGCCAGTTTGGAGATGTTCACCAGGGAGTTTACATGAGCCCG GAGAACCCGGCTCTGTCCGTGGCCGTCAAGACATGCAAGAACTCCACCTCCGACAGCGTCCGAGAGAAGTTCCTCCAGGAGGCCC tgacAATGCGTCAGTTTGACCATCCCCACATTGTGAAGCTCATTGGCGTGATAACAGAAAACCCTGTGTGGATCATCATGGAGCTGTGCACCGTGGGAGAG CTGAGGTCCTTCCTGCAGGTGAGGAAGTACAACCTGGACCTGGCCTCCCTCATCCTGTACGCCAACCAGCTGAGCACGGCCCTCGCATACCTGGAGAGCAAGCGCTTCGTACACAG AGACATAGCAGCCAGGAATGTGCTGGTGTCCTCTGTAGACTGTGTGAAGCTGGGAGACTTCGGCCTGTCCAGATACATGGAGGACAGCTCCTACTACAAAG CTTCCAAAGGGAAATTACCAATCAAGTGGATGGCTCCAGAGTCAATCAACTTCAGACGCTTCACCTCAGCCAGCGACGTCTGGATGTTCG GGGTGTGCATGTGGGAGATCCTCATGTACGGCATCAAGCCCTTCCAGGGCGTGAAGAACAACGACGTGATTGGTCGGATCGAGAACGGCGAGCGTCTGGCCATGCCCCACCAGTGCCCGCCCACCCTCTACAGCCTCATGACCAAGTGCTGGTCCTACGACCCCAGCAAGAGACCCCGCTTCACCGAGCTCAAGGTTCAGCTCAG tACAATccttgaggaggagaaggtccaGCAGAAGGAGAGGGCCAGGATGGAGATGAGGAGGCAGGTGACCGTGTCCTGGGACTCTGGGGGTTCCGACGAGGCTCCGCCCAAA CCAAGCAGACCGGGCTACCCCAGCCCCCGCTCCAGCGAGGGCTTCtaccccagcccccagcacaTGGGGCAGGGCCAACACAACCACTACCAG ATGGCGGGGTACCCGGGCCCCCACGGCCTGCCCTCCATGtaccccccccaggcctcccacctggacccccaccacccccgccACCAGGACATGACCCACTGGGGGCCCGGCATGGAG gacatGCAGGGCCTGGGCCAgagcctgcctcctctcctgatggaggagcagctgatgatgcagcagcagcagatggaggaggaccAGAGGTGGCTGGAACAGGAGGAACGCTTCctg aaGCCAGAGTCGAGGAACTCCCGAGGGAGTCTGGAGAGAGAAGACTGCGCCCTCCAGGGAACA aCAGGAAACCAACACATCTACCAGCCTGTTGGCAAACCAG AACATGCAGCCCCCCCTAAGAAGCCCCCCCGGCCAGGAGCCCCCAGCCACCTGGGCAGTCTGGCCTGCCTCAACCCTGTGGACAGCTACAACGAAGGGGTcaag CTCCAGCCTCAGGAGATCAGCCCGCCCCCTACAGCCAACCTGGATCGCTCCAATGACAAAGTCTACGAGAATGTGACGGGATTGGTCAAGGCGGTTATCGAGATGTCCAGTAAGATTCAGCCGGCCCCTCCAGAGGAGTATGTTCCCATGGTGAAG gatGTAGGTCTGGCTCTTAGGACGTTACTTGCTACCGTTGACGAGACAATCCCCCAGCTTCCCGCCAGCACTCAcagagag atcgAGATGGCCCAGAAGTTGTTGAACTCCGACCTGGCGGAGCTGATCAGCAAGATGAAGCTGGCCCAGCAGTACGTGATGACGTCGCTGCAGCAGGACTACAAGAAGCAGATGCTGACGGCCGCCCACGCGCTCGCCGTCGACGCCAAGAACCTGCTGGACGTCATTGACCAGGCGCGCCTCAAGATGATGGGCCGGGGGCCCGCCCCCTCCACGCACtag